In Tachypleus tridentatus isolate NWPU-2018 chromosome 7, ASM421037v1, whole genome shotgun sequence, a genomic segment contains:
- the LOC143255723 gene encoding BAG family molecular chaperone regulator 2 isoform X2, producing the protein MCIIRFCSNCISHESVRNVASPERSFSNMAADNKNVERMGGMSKNISSFSFEASERPENVSRLNDRLVGMLDHIEKRVELLREHATAMEQEREALLTMISTVKTNKDLQLISEGEREEIQVTAERLLGRALTVEVNVKTLRNEAQNKALDKVNKYIEDLFDKIRIDLSSGRRMCEAYLNACLPEPRGPIDQRFQTVTIECTADDQKKTRRRLESLLSSVIEAEESLHH; encoded by the exons ATGTGCATAATACGATTTTGCAGCAACTGT ATATCCCATGAGTCTGTGCGGAATGTGGCTTCTCCAGAGCGATCGTTCTCGAATATGGCAGCAGACAACAAGAATGTTGAACGGATGGGTGGCATGTCAAAAAATATTTCGAGTTTCAGTTTTGAAGCATCCGAACGGCCAGAAAATGTGTCACGCTTGAATGATAGGCTAGTTGGGATGTTAGATCATATAGAAAAAAGAGTTGAACTTTTAAGAGAACATGCAACAGCAATGGAGCAAGAACGTGAAGCCTTGCTTACAATGATCTCAACTGTAAAGACAAATAAAGATTTACAACTGATTAGTGAAG gagAACGGGAAGAAATTCAAGTAACAGCTGAGAGACTATTAGGTCGTGCTTTAACTGtggaagtaaatgttaaaactctAAGAAATGAGGCCCAGAATAAAGCTCTTGataaagtgaataaatatattgaagatttatttgataaaatacgaATAGACTTAAGCAGTGGAAGGCGAATGTGTGAGGCATATCTGAATGCTTGCCTGCCAGAACCACGAGGGCCTATTGACCAAAGATTCCAGACTgtaacaatagaatgtactgcTGATGACCAAAAGAAGACACGTAGAAGGCTTGAATCACTCCTTTCATCAGTTATTGAAGCAGAAGAAAGTTTGCATCACTAA
- the LOC143255723 gene encoding BAG family molecular chaperone regulator 2 isoform X1, whose protein sequence is MASGGKESPPLTRTIRTSFTKISHESVRNVASPERSFSNMAADNKNVERMGGMSKNISSFSFEASERPENVSRLNDRLVGMLDHIEKRVELLREHATAMEQEREALLTMISTVKTNKDLQLISEGEREEIQVTAERLLGRALTVEVNVKTLRNEAQNKALDKVNKYIEDLFDKIRIDLSSGRRMCEAYLNACLPEPRGPIDQRFQTVTIECTADDQKKTRRRLESLLSSVIEAEESLHH, encoded by the exons ATATCCCATGAGTCTGTGCGGAATGTGGCTTCTCCAGAGCGATCGTTCTCGAATATGGCAGCAGACAACAAGAATGTTGAACGGATGGGTGGCATGTCAAAAAATATTTCGAGTTTCAGTTTTGAAGCATCCGAACGGCCAGAAAATGTGTCACGCTTGAATGATAGGCTAGTTGGGATGTTAGATCATATAGAAAAAAGAGTTGAACTTTTAAGAGAACATGCAACAGCAATGGAGCAAGAACGTGAAGCCTTGCTTACAATGATCTCAACTGTAAAGACAAATAAAGATTTACAACTGATTAGTGAAG gagAACGGGAAGAAATTCAAGTAACAGCTGAGAGACTATTAGGTCGTGCTTTAACTGtggaagtaaatgttaaaactctAAGAAATGAGGCCCAGAATAAAGCTCTTGataaagtgaataaatatattgaagatttatttgataaaatacgaATAGACTTAAGCAGTGGAAGGCGAATGTGTGAGGCATATCTGAATGCTTGCCTGCCAGAACCACGAGGGCCTATTGACCAAAGATTCCAGACTgtaacaatagaatgtactgcTGATGACCAAAAGAAGACACGTAGAAGGCTTGAATCACTCCTTTCATCAGTTATTGAAGCAGAAGAAAGTTTGCATCACTAA
- the LOC143255723 gene encoding BAG family molecular chaperone regulator 2 isoform X3 gives MAADNKNVERMGGMSKNISSFSFEASERPENVSRLNDRLVGMLDHIEKRVELLREHATAMEQEREALLTMISTVKTNKDLQLISEGEREEIQVTAERLLGRALTVEVNVKTLRNEAQNKALDKVNKYIEDLFDKIRIDLSSGRRMCEAYLNACLPEPRGPIDQRFQTVTIECTADDQKKTRRRLESLLSSVIEAEESLHH, from the exons ATGGCAGCAGACAACAAGAATGTTGAACGGATGGGTGGCATGTCAAAAAATATTTCGAGTTTCAGTTTTGAAGCATCCGAACGGCCAGAAAATGTGTCACGCTTGAATGATAGGCTAGTTGGGATGTTAGATCATATAGAAAAAAGAGTTGAACTTTTAAGAGAACATGCAACAGCAATGGAGCAAGAACGTGAAGCCTTGCTTACAATGATCTCAACTGTAAAGACAAATAAAGATTTACAACTGATTAGTGAAG gagAACGGGAAGAAATTCAAGTAACAGCTGAGAGACTATTAGGTCGTGCTTTAACTGtggaagtaaatgttaaaactctAAGAAATGAGGCCCAGAATAAAGCTCTTGataaagtgaataaatatattgaagatttatttgataaaatacgaATAGACTTAAGCAGTGGAAGGCGAATGTGTGAGGCATATCTGAATGCTTGCCTGCCAGAACCACGAGGGCCTATTGACCAAAGATTCCAGACTgtaacaatagaatgtactgcTGATGACCAAAAGAAGACACGTAGAAGGCTTGAATCACTCCTTTCATCAGTTATTGAAGCAGAAGAAAGTTTGCATCACTAA